In one window of Thermodesulfobacteriota bacterium DNA:
- a CDS encoding autoinducer binding domain-containing protein — MHQYDYLSKSELVKILELIEQSLKCGSPDDVRDLIMSARQLFEAEFAVCGLLEAGLPHITGFVNGNYPDEWISRYMAEGLQRHDPVVRFHSSYATTQIWKDVFRKYGDPGARELLKDASDYGLKHGISSAIYVPEADKVAIVTFSDRQDRFKGRHKKIIDILSAHLNGAIARSVLSPETGAGAGTTVPQLLPGI; from the coding sequence ATGCATCAATATGACTACCTCTCCAAAAGCGAGCTGGTAAAGATACTCGAACTGATCGAGCAGTCGCTGAAGTGCGGCAGCCCGGACGACGTAAGAGACCTCATCATGTCGGCCCGGCAGCTCTTCGAAGCCGAGTTCGCCGTATGCGGCCTGCTTGAAGCGGGTTTGCCCCACATCACGGGTTTTGTGAACGGCAATTATCCGGACGAATGGATAAGCAGATACATGGCCGAGGGCCTTCAGAGGCACGACCCGGTCGTAAGGTTCCATTCGAGCTACGCGACTACCCAGATCTGGAAGGACGTCTTCAGAAAGTACGGCGACCCCGGGGCAAGGGAGCTTCTGAAGGACGCAAGCGACTACGGCCTGAAACACGGCATATCGAGCGCGATCTACGTGCCGGAGGCGGACAAGGTCGCGATAGTCACCTTCTCGGACAGGCAAGACAGGTTCAAGGGACGACACAAGAAGATAATCGACATCCTGAGCGCGCACCTTAACGGTGCGATAGCAAGGTCGGTCCTGAGCCCCGAGACCGGGGCTGGAGCCGGGACCACGGTTCCTCAACTGCTTCCTGGTATCTGA
- a CDS encoding DUF72 domain-containing protein — MEEKGVYIATSGWQYGHWIGPFYPEHIAKSKLFEFYSTRFNTVEVNNSFYRLPEKATFAHWKEKSPEKFIFALKSSRFITHVKRLKDPAVPVRNFMERAVALEEKLGPILFQLPPRWNLNTERLAIFLEALPRGFRFAFECRDPSWFHPEVYRLLKEHNSAFCIFDFDFLLSPREVTADFIYIRLHGPAGKYRGQYSDETLRDWARFIRKWKGKARAVYCYFDNDEAGYAAADALRLKHILGLE; from the coding sequence ATGGAAGAGAAGGGCGTCTACATAGCGACCTCCGGATGGCAGTACGGCCACTGGATCGGGCCATTCTATCCGGAGCATATCGCGAAATCGAAGCTATTCGAATTCTACTCCACCCGCTTCAATACCGTCGAGGTCAATAACTCCTTTTACAGGCTCCCCGAGAAGGCCACATTCGCCCACTGGAAGGAAAAAAGCCCTGAAAAGTTCATCTTCGCCCTCAAGTCGAGCCGCTTCATAACCCATGTGAAAAGGCTCAAGGACCCGGCAGTGCCGGTCAGGAACTTTATGGAGAGGGCCGTTGCGCTTGAAGAAAAGCTCGGGCCCATCCTATTTCAGCTGCCGCCCAGGTGGAACCTTAATACCGAACGGCTCGCAATTTTCCTCGAGGCCCTTCCCCGGGGTTTCAGGTTCGCATTCGAGTGCAGGGACCCGAGCTGGTTCCATCCCGAGGTATACAGGCTTCTTAAGGAGCATAACTCGGCCTTTTGCATATTCGATTTCGACTTCCTGCTCTCGCCCAGGGAGGTCACTGCGGACTTCATCTACATCAGGCTCCACGGCCCGGCGGGCAAATACAGGGGGCAGTATTCGGACGAGACGCTCCGTGACTGGGCCCGGTTCATAAGGAAATGGAAGGGGAAGGCCAGGGCCGTTTACTGCTATTTCGACAACGACGAGGCCGGGTACGCGGCAGCGGACGCACTGAGGCTCAAGCACATCCTTGGCCTTGAATAG
- a CDS encoding cytochrome c3 family protein, with protein sequence MDPAPADRPFLEQKRKPGDIKKDRYGLPDPTPDVISLTHLPNDRYGFVDWAEAISSGIISPKSSIDGSPARLAPADRERFDGDVLLRSKKEFMPDVLFPHSAHNEWLKCSTCHPRIFAKKAGASRITMTGIWKGRFCGVCHDKVAFPTRNCFKCHSVPREAGKAFKGTGQVR encoded by the coding sequence ATGGACCCGGCCCCGGCGGACAGGCCGTTCCTCGAACAGAAGAGAAAGCCGGGCGATATAAAGAAAGACAGGTACGGCCTCCCGGACCCCACTCCCGACGTAATCTCCCTTACGCACCTTCCAAACGACCGATACGGCTTCGTAGACTGGGCCGAGGCCATCTCCTCCGGCATAATCTCGCCGAAGTCGTCGATAGACGGCTCTCCCGCGAGGCTCGCTCCCGCCGACAGGGAGAGGTTCGACGGCGACGTCCTCTTGAGGTCCAAAAAGGAATTCATGCCGGACGTGCTATTCCCGCATTCGGCCCACAACGAATGGCTCAAGTGCTCCACCTGCCACCCCCGCATATTCGCGAAGAAGGCCGGCGCGAGCCGCATTACGATGACGGGGATATGGAAAGGCAGGTTCTGCGGAGTATGCCATGACAAGGTGGCCTTCCCGACCAGGAACTGCTTCAAATGCCATTCGGTCCCAAGAGAGGCCGGGAAAGCGTTCAAAGGGACCGGGCAGGTGCGCTAA
- a CDS encoding sugar phosphate isomerase/epimerase family protein — protein sequence MRFSFSTNAFTSYSVFEAVEKIAAAGYEGVEILADIPHLYMHSLKEPELKRLKTVLARTGIQVSNINANTVRGYYESGANEPLFEPCLADPDPGVRAWRVDYTKKCIDLAKALGSSNVSVTSGPIQPETTPEEGIEFLKGSLKSIMRYAEEKRVFIGLEYEPGLLIESGSELSCLISEIGSRFLGANLDLGHSHALGEEPESTINLLDGRIFHVHLEDLLGRKRLRFMPDAAELDFKGILSLFERRSYRGFITVDLYDPRKPEEAARRTIELLRALKLCTGGVLRKTSH from the coding sequence ATGAGGTTCTCGTTCAGCACTAACGCGTTCACAAGCTACTCCGTATTCGAGGCAGTGGAAAAGATAGCCGCGGCAGGGTACGAGGGGGTCGAGATACTCGCAGACATACCCCACCTCTACATGCACAGCCTGAAGGAACCTGAGCTCAAGAGGCTCAAGACGGTGCTCGCGCGGACCGGCATCCAGGTCTCCAACATAAACGCGAACACGGTCCGTGGATATTACGAATCGGGGGCCAACGAGCCGCTCTTCGAGCCGTGCCTAGCGGACCCAGACCCCGGCGTAAGGGCATGGCGGGTTGACTACACCAAAAAATGCATAGACCTCGCGAAGGCGCTCGGCTCATCGAACGTTAGCGTGACCTCCGGGCCGATACAGCCCGAGACGACCCCGGAAGAGGGGATAGAGTTCCTGAAGGGGTCGCTTAAGAGCATCATGCGGTACGCAGAGGAGAAGAGGGTCTTCATAGGCCTTGAGTACGAGCCGGGGCTGCTTATCGAATCCGGCTCCGAGCTATCGTGCCTCATAAGCGAGATAGGCTCGCGCTTCCTGGGCGCCAATTTGGACCTGGGGCACAGCCACGCCCTCGGAGAGGAGCCGGAGTCCACGATAAACCTCCTTGACGGCAGGATATTCCACGTCCATCTCGAGGACCTGTTGGGCAGAAAACGCCTGCGTTTCATGCCGGACGCGGCCGAACTGGACTTCAAGGGAATTCTTTCGCTATTCGAAAGGCGCTCGTACCGCGGCTTCATAACCGTGGACCTCTACGACCCCCGGAAGCCCGAGGAGGCCGCGAGGAGGACGATAGAGCTACTGAGGGCCTTGAAGCTCTGTACCGGCGGCGTGCTGAGGAAAACGTCGCATTGA
- a CDS encoding PAS domain S-box protein — protein sequence MEEKTSSQGKPEQKTEARTYSPIKIILILVLSVFFVEILIMLLLYFYSDFLEPLHAIFIDAPLLVLIISPILYFLIFRPLIALAEKREEAERAASRERDRFQKYLEVAGVMVVVLDRDGKVSLINRNAYQTLGYAEEEVLGRDWVGNFVPARVRKEVRFEFDRLLSGGREAEGYFENPVLTRNGEERDVLWHNAVLAENGTVTGILSSGEDITERKKTEMALKESETRYRLVHNTAFDGIIIADAKDRIIDCNESAARIFGYPREELVGQGVSVIVPDKYKKAHKVGLETFLKTGESKVQGRILEYEGVRKNGELFPLELALNNFTLGGVLHFTAMVRDITERKRAERERELIQARLSQSQKMEAIGRFAGGISHDFNNILTAIRGNAELALEEMEKSDPSYPRVDGIINSVMLASKLTRQLLLFSRGQPFELVPLNVNKLVEELLVMITHIIGEDITISTDLAPDLWTIEADESNIEQVIMNLALNAKDAMPQGGTLSIKTGNIVIDERRAKSVPDARPGEAVCLTVADTGIGIEKEFLPRIFEPFFTTKEAGKGTGFGLSIVYSIIKQHRGWISVKSEPGRGTIFKIYFPAVLRRREGEEAREAKPLKGGGEKVLLVEDDLPVREFTKAALANNGFRVVEAGNAKEAMEAFQREPDLKVLFSDLVLKDKSGFNLAEEVLTKKPGMAVVITSGYAEETSRPLLKEKGYSFLPKPYSVGSLLKAVLEALERSKRSG from the coding sequence ATGGAAGAGAAGACCTCAAGCCAGGGCAAGCCGGAGCAGAAAACGGAAGCCAGGACCTATTCGCCAATAAAGATAATATTGATCCTTGTCCTGTCGGTCTTTTTCGTCGAGATCCTCATAATGCTGCTCCTCTATTTTTACAGTGACTTTCTGGAGCCCCTCCATGCCATTTTCATAGACGCCCCGCTCCTTGTGCTCATCATCTCCCCCATCCTTTATTTTTTAATATTCAGGCCTCTCATTGCGCTGGCGGAAAAGCGCGAGGAGGCCGAGAGGGCGGCTTCGAGGGAACGGGACCGGTTCCAGAAGTACCTCGAAGTGGCCGGGGTGATGGTGGTCGTCCTTGACCGGGACGGGAAGGTGAGCCTCATAAACAGGAACGCCTACCAGACGCTCGGGTACGCGGAGGAAGAGGTCCTCGGCAGGGACTGGGTCGGGAACTTCGTGCCGGCGAGGGTCAGGAAAGAGGTCCGGTTCGAGTTCGACAGGCTTCTCTCAGGCGGCAGGGAGGCCGAGGGCTACTTCGAAAACCCGGTATTAACGAGAAACGGCGAGGAAAGGGACGTCCTCTGGCACAATGCCGTGCTCGCGGAGAACGGGACCGTAACAGGCATACTGAGCTCCGGCGAGGACATAACCGAGAGGAAAAAGACCGAGATGGCCTTGAAGGAGAGCGAGACAAGGTACCGGCTAGTCCACAATACCGCCTTCGACGGCATTATCATTGCCGACGCAAAAGACAGGATAATCGACTGCAACGAGAGCGCCGCCCGGATATTCGGATATCCCAGGGAAGAGCTCGTCGGGCAGGGCGTCTCGGTAATCGTTCCCGACAAGTACAAAAAGGCCCACAAGGTCGGGCTTGAAACGTTTTTGAAGACCGGGGAGAGCAAGGTACAGGGCAGGATTCTCGAATACGAGGGCGTAAGAAAGAACGGAGAGCTGTTCCCACTGGAGCTCGCCCTTAATAACTTCACCCTCGGCGGCGTGCTCCATTTCACGGCCATGGTCCGCGACATAACCGAAAGGAAGCGCGCCGAGCGTGAAAGGGAGCTCATACAGGCCCGCCTGAGCCAGTCGCAGAAAATGGAGGCCATAGGGAGGTTCGCGGGAGGCATATCACACGACTTCAACAACATCCTCACGGCTATAAGGGGAAATGCCGAGCTGGCCCTAGAGGAAATGGAGAAGTCCGATCCTTCGTACCCGCGCGTGGACGGGATAATCAACTCCGTGATGCTCGCCTCCAAGCTTACGAGGCAGCTCCTCCTCTTCAGCCGCGGCCAGCCCTTCGAGCTCGTGCCGCTCAACGTGAACAAGCTCGTCGAGGAGCTCCTGGTCATGATCACCCACATAATCGGGGAGGACATCACCATCTCGACCGACCTGGCCCCGGACCTCTGGACCATAGAGGCCGACGAGAGCAATATCGAGCAGGTCATCATGAACCTCGCCCTGAACGCTAAGGACGCCATGCCCCAGGGCGGCACGCTCTCGATAAAAACGGGAAACATCGTAATCGACGAGCGCCGGGCCAAATCCGTACCGGACGCCCGCCCCGGAGAGGCGGTCTGCCTTACCGTGGCCGACACGGGAATCGGCATAGAAAAGGAGTTCCTCCCGAGGATATTCGAGCCTTTCTTTACAACCAAGGAGGCGGGCAAGGGGACGGGGTTCGGGCTCTCCATAGTCTACAGCATAATAAAACAGCACCGGGGGTGGATATCGGTCAAGAGCGAACCGGGCAGGGGCACCATATTCAAGATCTATTTCCCGGCTGTCCTCAGGCGGCGCGAAGGGGAGGAGGCGCGCGAGGCGAAGCCCTTGAAAGGCGGAGGGGAAAAGGTGCTGCTCGTCGAGGACGACCTGCCGGTAAGGGAGTTCACGAAGGCCGCGCTTGCGAATAACGGTTTCAGGGTCGTCGAGGCCGGGAACGCGAAAGAGGCGATGGAGGCTTTCCAGAGGGAACCGGACCTCAAGGTCCTTTTTTCGGACCTGGTCCTCAAGGACAAGAGCGGTTTCAACCTCGCAGAGGAGGTCCTTACGAAAAAGCCGGGCATGGCGGTGGTAATAACCAGCGGCTACGCCGAGGAGACATCGAGGCCTCTCCTCAAGGAAAAAGGCTATAGTTTTTTGCCCAAGCCCTATTCTGTAGGAAGCCTTCTGAAGGCCGTTTTAGAGGCGCTCGAACGCTCTAAGAGGTCGGGTTGA
- a CDS encoding LuxR C-terminal-related transcriptional regulator has translation MCYKNFSKRELSEILGIIQETLKCKSESDIVSLTGKIKELVYADMSVCALGETATGSLLKVVNHNWPDEWAGIYTSEQLCKRDPVFLFNISHQQAYTWSEAMRNFPGKPGEDVMNKASEFRLKYGLSSGISSDGPKGSIFSFAGDRDRFTSHHLMILDILTPHLHQALVRICGSRFKADAPLSHREREVLKWVREGKTNWEISVILSISERTVKFHIQNIERKLNAVNKAHAIAIALDSGLLA, from the coding sequence ATGTGCTACAAGAACTTTTCAAAAAGGGAATTGTCGGAGATACTCGGGATCATCCAGGAGACCCTTAAATGCAAGTCCGAGTCCGACATAGTGTCGCTTACGGGGAAGATAAAGGAACTCGTGTACGCCGACATGAGCGTATGCGCGTTGGGCGAGACTGCCACGGGCAGCCTGCTCAAGGTGGTGAACCATAACTGGCCGGACGAATGGGCTGGGATTTACACATCCGAGCAGCTCTGCAAGCGCGACCCTGTTTTCCTTTTCAATATCAGCCACCAGCAGGCCTATACCTGGTCAGAGGCGATGCGCAATTTTCCTGGCAAACCAGGCGAGGACGTAATGAACAAGGCCTCGGAGTTCAGGCTCAAGTACGGCCTCTCAAGCGGCATAAGCTCGGACGGACCAAAGGGGAGCATATTCTCATTCGCGGGAGACCGCGACAGGTTCACCAGCCACCACCTGATGATACTCGACATCCTGACGCCGCACCTTCATCAGGCGCTTGTACGGATATGCGGGAGCCGGTTCAAAGCCGATGCGCCTCTTTCGCACAGGGAAAGGGAGGTGCTGAAATGGGTCAGGGAGGGGAAGACGAACTGGGAAATATCAGTGATACTCAGCATAAGCGAACGCACGGTCAAGTTCCATATCCAGAACATAGAAAGAAAGCTCAATGCGGTAAACAAGGCGCATGCGATAGCGATTGCGCTCGATAGCGGTTTGCTGGCATAG
- the radC gene encoding DNA repair protein RadC has protein sequence MDADYRRCRETAFKALVGPYGLAEFGRERLLELMVSYAAPRKDARAVTDRLLSRFRGLRGVLDASPEELEAEGSLGNDGIVLVKLFKEMAGAYLKERTIGQEAEAGMADLLDYLCLTLSGERVEKFLAVYMGFRKEIISIDVLHEGTINQTVVYPRKAIEMAFRHNARSVIFVHNHPSGDPTPSSQDRQLTRVLDRAAAAVDILVLDHLIIGRDRNFSARENGWSMGLPFNCIAASP, from the coding sequence ATGGACGCTGATTACAGGAGGTGCCGTGAGACCGCTTTCAAAGCGCTCGTCGGTCCTTACGGGCTCGCGGAGTTCGGCAGGGAGCGCCTTCTGGAGCTCATGGTATCGTACGCCGCGCCCAGGAAAGACGCGCGGGCCGTCACCGACAGGCTCCTCAGCAGGTTCAGGGGCTTAAGGGGCGTGCTCGACGCCTCCCCGGAAGAGCTTGAGGCCGAGGGCTCGCTGGGCAACGACGGCATAGTGCTCGTAAAGCTCTTCAAGGAGATGGCTGGCGCCTACCTAAAGGAGCGGACGATCGGGCAGGAAGCCGAGGCCGGCATGGCCGACCTCCTCGACTACCTTTGCCTTACTCTCTCCGGCGAAAGGGTCGAGAAGTTCCTCGCGGTATACATGGGGTTCAGGAAAGAGATAATCTCCATAGACGTTCTGCACGAGGGCACCATAAACCAGACCGTCGTGTATCCCAGGAAGGCCATTGAGATGGCCTTCAGGCACAACGCCCGGTCGGTCATCTTCGTCCATAACCACCCGAGCGGCGACCCTACGCCGTCGAGCCAGGACAGGCAGCTTACACGGGTCCTGGACAGGGCCGCGGCCGCGGTCGACATACTTGTTCTTGACCACCTGATAATCGGCAGGGACAGAAACTTCAGCGCCAGGGAGAACGGCTGGTCGATGGGGCTTCCCTTCAACTGCATCGCCGCAAGCCCCTGA
- a CDS encoding inositol-3-phosphate synthase produces the protein MGKTGVFFIGVSGYIATAVIAGALALKKGLSDRTGMVTELPPFNGLALAEPEEMAFGGWDIRTGSPLESAVSLFKSAGLPSELLSAIEGGLIEVSPNIRHGITTNCGRTIELLSADAATERAMTLEAQALKLRKDIAGFRERNSLDCVVVVNLASTEPPLEARPSHQTPDCFEECVMEDRSEEVRASAIYAYAAILEGCPYINFTPSNALLPALVELAGKNGVPVMGNDGKTGETLVKSALAPMFLYRNLEVLSWEGVNLLGNMDGRVLSDPENRESKILSKDGILQKVLGYAPHSRVRIDFVPSLDDMKTAWNFIHFRGFLGSRMTMQFIWQGYDSLLAAPLILDLVRLSELSKRRGEGGPMTHLASFFKAPVGVDEHRYFKQAEMLFRYAEKAKESGVHT, from the coding sequence ATGGGTAAGACAGGGGTGTTCTTCATAGGCGTCTCGGGCTACATAGCTACCGCCGTCATCGCCGGCGCCCTGGCCCTTAAAAAGGGGCTTTCCGACAGGACCGGCATGGTCACGGAGCTTCCGCCCTTCAATGGTCTCGCGCTCGCCGAGCCCGAGGAGATGGCATTCGGCGGATGGGACATAAGGACCGGCTCGCCCCTCGAGAGCGCCGTCTCCCTTTTCAAGTCGGCCGGGCTCCCCTCCGAGCTACTCTCCGCCATCGAAGGCGGGCTCATCGAGGTCTCGCCTAACATCCGCCACGGCATAACCACGAACTGCGGGAGGACGATAGAGCTCCTTTCGGCTGATGCCGCAACAGAGCGGGCCATGACCCTTGAAGCGCAGGCGTTGAAGCTCAGGAAGGACATAGCCGGGTTCAGGGAAAGGAATTCTCTCGACTGCGTGGTCGTCGTGAACCTCGCCTCGACCGAGCCGCCCCTTGAGGCGAGGCCCTCGCACCAGACTCCCGACTGCTTCGAGGAATGCGTCATGGAGGACCGTTCGGAAGAGGTCCGGGCCTCGGCCATATACGCCTACGCCGCCATCCTCGAGGGCTGCCCGTACATAAACTTCACCCCCTCGAACGCCCTCCTGCCGGCTCTCGTGGAACTCGCCGGCAAAAACGGCGTGCCGGTCATGGGAAACGACGGCAAGACCGGGGAAACGCTCGTCAAGTCCGCACTCGCGCCGATGTTCCTCTACAGGAATTTAGAGGTGCTGAGCTGGGAAGGGGTCAACCTCCTGGGGAACATGGACGGGAGGGTCCTGAGCGACCCTGAGAACAGGGAATCGAAGATACTCAGCAAGGACGGCATCCTCCAGAAGGTACTTGGGTACGCCCCCCATTCAAGGGTCCGCATCGACTTCGTCCCCTCGCTCGACGACATGAAGACCGCGTGGAATTTCATCCACTTCAGGGGTTTCCTCGGCTCGCGGATGACCATGCAGTTCATATGGCAGGGATACGATTCCCTGCTCGCGGCCCCTCTCATACTCGACCTCGTAAGGCTTTCAGAGCTCTCGAAAAGAAGGGGCGAGGGCGGCCCCATGACCCATCTCGCCTCTTTTTTCAAGGCGCCGGTCGGCGTGGACGAGCACCGTTATTTCAAGCAGGCCGAGATGCTCTTCAGGTACGCTGAAAAAGCAAAAGAGAGCGGGGTGCATACATGA
- a CDS encoding NAD-dependent epimerase/dehydratase family protein, which translates to MRILVTGAAGFIAGYVVEELLNKGHEVVGIDNYSKYGKVEKSYDSHPKYAFREGDAKDTALMKELISDCDQVLAGAAMIGGISYFHEFAYDLLAENERIAASTFDAAIWAHKHRKLRKINVLSSSMVFENSDTFPTPEGEQLRCPPPLSTYGFQKLACEYFARGANEQYGLPYTIIRPFNCVGTGEKRALSDREIMSGNVSMAMSHVVPDLAQKILKGQDPLHILGDGAQVRHYTYGGDLAEGIRLCIESEKAVNDDFNLSTPVSTSVIELAELIWKKIKGDVPFRYTSDPPFRYDIRKRVPSVEKAKRVLGFEAKTSLSEALDEIIPWIEKQIAVGGI; encoded by the coding sequence ATGAGGATACTCGTTACCGGCGCTGCCGGTTTCATAGCGGGCTATGTGGTGGAGGAGCTCCTTAATAAAGGCCACGAGGTAGTGGGCATAGACAACTACTCGAAGTACGGCAAGGTCGAGAAGAGCTACGACAGCCACCCGAAGTACGCCTTCCGGGAGGGCGACGCGAAGGACACGGCCCTCATGAAGGAGCTCATATCCGACTGCGATCAGGTGCTGGCTGGCGCCGCCATGATAGGCGGCATTTCCTATTTCCACGAGTTCGCCTACGACCTCCTGGCCGAGAACGAGAGGATAGCGGCCTCCACGTTCGACGCCGCCATATGGGCGCACAAGCACCGCAAGCTCAGGAAGATAAACGTCCTTTCTTCGTCGATGGTCTTCGAGAATTCGGATACCTTCCCCACGCCCGAGGGAGAGCAGTTGAGGTGCCCGCCGCCTCTTTCGACCTACGGCTTCCAGAAGCTCGCCTGCGAATACTTCGCAAGGGGAGCGAACGAGCAGTACGGCCTCCCGTATACCATAATCAGGCCGTTCAACTGCGTGGGCACAGGCGAGAAGAGGGCCCTTTCGGACAGGGAGATAATGTCCGGGAACGTGAGCATGGCAATGAGCCACGTAGTCCCCGACCTCGCGCAGAAGATATTGAAGGGGCAGGACCCGCTCCACATACTCGGAGACGGCGCACAGGTCCGCCATTATACCTACGGAGGCGATTTGGCCGAGGGCATAAGGCTCTGCATAGAGAGCGAGAAGGCGGTAAACGACGATTTCAACCTCTCGACCCCGGTATCTACGAGCGTCATCGAGCTTGCCGAGCTTATCTGGAAGAAGATAAAGGGGGACGTCCCGTTCAGGTACACCTCGGACCCGCCTTTCAGGTACGACATAAGGAAAAGGGTGCCCTCGGTGGAGAAGGCGAAAAGGGTCTTGGGCTTCGAGGCGAAGACCTCGCTCTCGGAGGCCCTCGACGAGATAATACCGTGGATAGAGAAGCAGATAGCCGTGGGCGGGATATAG
- a CDS encoding nucleotide sugar dehydrogenase — MGNKGSGHDICIVGGLGHVGLPLGIAFARAGRKVVLYDIDKRASELVLSGKLPFKEAGGEEALKPVLGKTLFVSNDKGSISDSHFVIIVIGTPVDEHLNPKFTIFKKFFDEIASHVRDGQHVILRSTVYPGTTELVEKLLREAGKNVRVSYCPERIAQGNALEELKTLPQIVSSFDEEARAEAGGLFGDIALEIIRLSPPEAELAKLFTNVWRYMQFAISNQFYQVATQYGLDFYRIYDAITHKYPRAKSFPSAGFAAGPCLFKDTMQLAAFNNNNFFMGHAAMLINEGLPNFIVQRIKERHGLKDKTVGVLGMAFKANNDDKRESLSYKLKKILEVEAREVVCSDVYIREDGFVSVDELVRRSDIVILGTPHREYKGLDMSGRMLVDIWNFFGKGGLF; from the coding sequence ATGGGAAACAAAGGGAGCGGACACGATATCTGCATAGTCGGCGGGCTCGGGCACGTGGGCCTGCCGCTCGGCATAGCCTTTGCCAGGGCCGGCCGGAAGGTGGTCCTCTATGACATAGACAAAAGGGCGAGCGAGCTGGTCTTAAGCGGCAAGCTCCCCTTCAAGGAGGCGGGCGGCGAAGAGGCGCTTAAACCCGTACTAGGCAAGACTTTATTCGTATCCAACGACAAAGGCTCGATATCGGACAGCCATTTCGTCATTATCGTCATAGGCACCCCGGTAGACGAGCACCTGAACCCAAAGTTCACCATATTCAAGAAGTTCTTCGACGAGATAGCCTCCCACGTAAGGGACGGCCAGCATGTAATCCTCCGGAGCACCGTTTACCCGGGCACGACGGAATTGGTTGAGAAGCTCCTCCGGGAGGCCGGGAAGAATGTCAGGGTCTCCTACTGCCCGGAGAGGATAGCGCAGGGGAACGCCCTGGAGGAGCTCAAGACCCTCCCGCAGATAGTCTCGTCATTCGACGAAGAGGCCCGGGCCGAGGCAGGCGGGCTCTTCGGCGACATAGCCCTGGAGATAATACGCCTCTCCCCGCCCGAAGCGGAGCTTGCGAAACTATTCACGAACGTATGGAGGTACATGCAGTTTGCCATCTCCAACCAGTTCTACCAGGTGGCGACCCAGTACGGCCTCGATTTCTACAGGATATACGACGCGATCACGCACAAGTACCCGCGCGCCAAGAGCTTCCCGTCAGCCGGGTTCGCCGCTGGGCCGTGCCTCTTCAAGGACACCATGCAGCTCGCAGCGTTCAACAACAACAACTTCTTCATGGGCCACGCGGCGATGCTCATAAACGAGGGCCTCCCGAATTTCATCGTGCAGAGGATAAAGGAGAGGCACGGCCTCAAGGACAAGACCGTCGGTGTGCTCGGCATGGCGTTCAAGGCCAATAACGACGACAAGCGCGAGTCCCTCTCGTACAAGCTCAAGAAGATTCTCGAGGTCGAGGCGAGGGAGGTCGTCTGCTCGGACGTGTACATAAGGGAGGACGGGTTCGTATCCGTTGACGAGCTCGTAAGGAGGTCAGACATAGTGATACTCGGCACGCCCCACCGCGAGTACAAGGGGCTCGACATGTCAGGCAGGATGCTCGTGGACATCTGGAACTTTTTCGGAAAGGGAGGGCTTTTCTGA
- a CDS encoding acyl-homoserine-lactone synthase, with product MELIFEEDEFIIKTISAPEEFEAALKLRHEVFAEELKWVPEATDGLERDPYDAFSYSIGVFREDMTLAGSLRMILPPNPFMIDREFAALLPNGKTIERSPDVAEITRLCVRKEFRSNKGGHNMTLLLYKGLYHWNIMNGVRYSAMVVDNRCYRILRLGCLPVEAVGDFKTMPDGVKAAVCMLDWRRFEKEASARRPDYYEWMSVISMPANRYRAQSLSHAPCLPH from the coding sequence ATGGAACTGATATTCGAGGAAGACGAGTTCATAATAAAGACCATTTCAGCTCCGGAGGAGTTCGAGGCGGCGCTTAAGCTCCGCCACGAGGTCTTCGCGGAGGAGCTCAAATGGGTGCCTGAGGCCACGGACGGCCTGGAGAGGGACCCCTATGACGCGTTCTCATACTCGATCGGAGTTTTCAGGGAAGACATGACCCTGGCCGGGAGCCTCCGGATGATACTTCCGCCCAATCCGTTCATGATAGACAGGGAGTTCGCCGCCCTTCTGCCAAACGGCAAAACGATAGAGCGCTCGCCTGATGTCGCCGAGATAACGAGACTATGCGTGAGGAAGGAGTTCCGCTCGAACAAGGGCGGCCATAACATGACCCTCCTTCTCTACAAGGGCCTGTATCACTGGAACATCATGAACGGCGTAAGGTATTCGGCTATGGTCGTAGACAACAGGTGCTATAGGATCCTGAGGCTCGGGTGCCTGCCGGTGGAAGCCGTAGGGGATTTCAAAACCATGCCCGACGGCGTGAAGGCCGCCGTGTGCATGCTGGACTGGCGCAGGTTCGAAAAGGAGGCCTCGGCCAGGAGGCCTGACTATTATGAATGGATGTCCGTAATCTCTATGCCAGCAAACCGCTATCGAGCGCAATCGCTATCGCATGCGCCTTGTTTACCGCATTGA